A section of the Dehalococcoidales bacterium genome encodes:
- a CDS encoding aspartate kinase → MALIVQKYGGSSVADAGKIKNAARRIAATRDEGNEVVVVVSAMGKTTDNLVSLAYQVNEHPDDRELDALLSTGELVSSTLLAMTLAAMGYQAISLSGAQAGIRTTASHRRARILNIEPRRIFRELEKGNIVIVAGFQGITEEMDVTTLGRGASDTTAVALAASLKAEVCQIYTDVEGVYTADPRVVPEAQPLEEIGYEEMLELASHGARVMHGRAVELGELYEVPIQVSSSFTGKPGTLIHGGVSMEVRNKVRSIAHDLDVAKITVIGVPDRPGIAAAIFEPLAGAGISVDTIVQNASVDNITDLTFTVASGQEEEALKVVEPIAREIGARECVSDSRLGQVSVVGTGMQNTPGFASRMFSTLSEQGINIQLITTSEIRITCIIEEDRVEDAVRALHRAFRLDAKE, encoded by the coding sequence ATGGCACTGATTGTCCAGAAGTATGGCGGTTCGTCGGTGGCGGACGCCGGGAAGATAAAGAACGCCGCCCGGCGCATTGCCGCGACCAGGGACGAGGGCAACGAGGTGGTCGTGGTCGTGTCCGCCATGGGCAAGACCACGGACAACCTGGTTAGCCTCGCCTACCAGGTTAATGAACACCCGGATGACCGTGAGCTTGACGCCCTGTTGTCCACCGGAGAGCTGGTTTCCAGCACCCTGCTGGCAATGACGCTGGCGGCCATGGGTTATCAGGCGATTAGCCTCAGCGGTGCCCAGGCAGGAATCAGGACAACCGCTTCTCATCGGCGAGCACGTATCCTGAACATAGAGCCCAGGCGTATCTTCAGGGAGCTTGAGAAGGGCAATATCGTCATTGTTGCCGGTTTTCAGGGTATCACCGAAGAAATGGACGTAACCACCCTGGGGAGGGGTGCTTCGGATACTACCGCAGTTGCTCTGGCGGCCAGCTTGAAGGCTGAAGTCTGCCAGATATACACTGATGTTGAGGGTGTCTACACGGCAGACCCGCGCGTCGTCCCCGAAGCGCAGCCTCTGGAAGAGATTGGCTATGAAGAGATGCTGGAACTGGCCTCCCACGGGGCCAGGGTCATGCACGGTCGGGCCGTCGAGCTGGGGGAATTGTATGAAGTCCCTATTCAGGTGTCCTCAAGCTTCACCGGAAAGCCGGGCACGTTGATTCACGGAGGAGTGTCAATGGAAGTACGTAACAAGGTGAGGAGTATTGCCCACGACCTCGATGTCGCCAAGATAACCGTTATCGGTGTCCCGGACCGACCGGGAATCGCCGCCGCTATTTTTGAACCGCTGGCCGGGGCGGGCATCAGTGTTGATACCATCGTACAGAACGCCAGCGTTGATAACATCACCGACCTCACCTTCACCGTGGCCAGTGGGCAGGAGGAAGAGGCCCTGAAGGTGGTTGAGCCCATCGCCAGGGAAATCGGAGCCAGGGAATGCGTCAGTGATTCCAGGCTGGGGCAGGTCAGTGTTGTTGGCACCGGCATGCAGAATACTCCCGGGTTTGCCTCCCGAATGTTCAGTACTCTCAGTGAGCAGGGGATAAATATCCAGTTGATAACCACGTCCGAGATACGTATAACCTGCATCATCGAAGAGGACAGAGTCGAAGATGCCGTACGTGCCCTGCACCGGGCGTTTCGGCTGGACGCGAAGGAGTAG